Proteins encoded by one window of Channa argus isolate prfri chromosome 1, Channa argus male v1.0, whole genome shotgun sequence:
- the matn1 gene encoding cartilage matrix protein isoform X2, giving the protein MMLTPSLFLLLLGLNGAQANTDIRKTVTKVPALCKTRPTDLVFIIDSSRSVSPSQFEQVKVFLLKVIEGLDVGPNATRVGVVNYASHAKNEVSLKTHSTKAGLIKAVTKIEPLSTGTMTGLAIQFALNKAFSEGEGARVKSPDISKVAIVVTDGRPQDYVKDVAKRARDAGIEIFAIGVGRVDMHALRHMASDPLDDHLDYVKNYSIIEKLTKKFQKAFCVQACSSSAQDVVFLIDGSKSIRPENFELVKKWINLIIENMEISENKINVGLVQYSSTVRQEFPLGRYNNKKDLKEAVKKMDYMEKGTMTGQALRYLVGTGFSVGQGGRPGVTKVGIVFTDGRSQDYISDIAKEAKENGNKMYAVGVGSAVPSELKEIASEPIAEHYFYTADFKAMNQIAKKLQISICQEEDPCECDSLVKFQKKVEEALQVLTKKLESMSKRIALLENKIV; this is encoded by the exons ATGATGCTGACCCCATCGttgttcctgctgctgcttggcCTAAATGGAGCTCAAGCCAACACAGACATCCGCAAGACCGTTACCAAGG TGCCAGCTTTGTGCAAGACCCGTCCCACAGACCTTGTCTTCATCATTGATAGCAGTCGGAGCGTCAGTCCTTCTCAGTTTGAGCAAGTAAAGGTCTTCCTGCTCAAGGTCATTGAGGGGCTGGATGTTGGACCCAACGCCACCCGAGTAGGAGTTGTCAACTATGCCAGCCATGCCAAGAATGAG GTGTCCCTGAAGACCCACAGCACTAAAGCTGGACTGATTAAGGCTGTGACCAAGATCGAGCCCCTTTCTACTGGAACAATGACTGGTTTGGCCATCCAGTTTGCCCTGAATAAGGCCTTTAGTGAGGGAGAAGGCGCTCGTGTGAAATCTCCTGATATCAGCAAG GTTGCCATTGTTGTGACAGATGGGCGTCCTCAGGACTATGTGAAGGATGTAGCTAAGCGTGCACGGGACGCTGGCATTGAAATTTTTGCCATTGGAGTGGGGCGTGTGGATATGCACGCCCTGCGGCATATGGCTAGTGATCCTCTGGATGACCATTTGGACTACGTAAAGAACTACAGCATCATTGAGAAACTCACCAAGAAGTTCCAGAAGGCCTTTTGTG tgcaAGCTTGCAGCAGCTCAGCACAAGATGTTGTGTTTCTTATCGATGGCTCTAAGAGCATTCGTCCTGAGAACTTTGAGCTGGTCAAGAAATGGATCAACCTGATCATAGAAAACATGGAAATTTCTGAAAACAAGATTAATGTCGGACTGGTGCAGTACTCCAGCACAGTCAGACAG GAGTTTCCCCTAGGTCGCTATAACAACAAGAAAGACTTAAAGGAGGCCGTGAAGAAGATGGACTACATGGAGAAGGGAACCATGACTGGTCAGGCCCTCCGCTACTTGGTGGGAACCGGCTTTAGTGTTGGTCAAGGTGGCCGGCCTGGAGTCACCAAAGTGGGCATCGTCTTCACTGATGGACGCAGTCAGGACTACATTTCAGATATTGCCAAGGAAGCGAAAGAGAATG GCAACAAGATGTATGCTGTTGGAGTGGGCAGTGCAGTGCCCAGTGAGCTGAAAGAGATTGCATCTGAGCCCATTGCCGAGCACTACTTCTACACTGCAGACTTTAAGGCTATGAACCAGATCGCCAAGAAGCTGCAGATTAGCATTTGCCAAG AGGAGGACCCCTGTGAATGTGACTCCCTCGTAAAGTTCCAGAAGAAAGTAGAAGAAGCCTTACAGgtgttaacaaaaaaat TAGAGAGTATGTCAAAGAGAATCGCCTTGCTGGAGAACAAAATCGTTTGA
- the matn1 gene encoding cartilage matrix protein isoform X1, whose amino-acid sequence MMLTPSLFLLLLGLNGAQANTDIRKTVTKVPALCKTRPTDLVFIIDSSRSVSPSQFEQVKVFLLKVIEGLDVGPNATRVGVVNYASHAKNEVSLKTHSTKAGLIKAVTKIEPLSTGTMTGLAIQFALNKAFSEGEGARVKSPDISKVAIVVTDGRPQDYVKDVAKRARDAGIEIFAIGVGRVDMHALRHMASDPLDDHLDYVKNYSIIEKLTKKFQKAFCVDHPVSDLCASGDHDCEQVCITSKGSYKCACHSGFTLMDDGRSCSVQACSSSAQDVVFLIDGSKSIRPENFELVKKWINLIIENMEISENKINVGLVQYSSTVRQEFPLGRYNNKKDLKEAVKKMDYMEKGTMTGQALRYLVGTGFSVGQGGRPGVTKVGIVFTDGRSQDYISDIAKEAKENGNKMYAVGVGSAVPSELKEIASEPIAEHYFYTADFKAMNQIAKKLQISICQEEDPCECDSLVKFQKKVEEALQVLTKKLESMSKRIALLENKIV is encoded by the exons ATGATGCTGACCCCATCGttgttcctgctgctgcttggcCTAAATGGAGCTCAAGCCAACACAGACATCCGCAAGACCGTTACCAAGG TGCCAGCTTTGTGCAAGACCCGTCCCACAGACCTTGTCTTCATCATTGATAGCAGTCGGAGCGTCAGTCCTTCTCAGTTTGAGCAAGTAAAGGTCTTCCTGCTCAAGGTCATTGAGGGGCTGGATGTTGGACCCAACGCCACCCGAGTAGGAGTTGTCAACTATGCCAGCCATGCCAAGAATGAG GTGTCCCTGAAGACCCACAGCACTAAAGCTGGACTGATTAAGGCTGTGACCAAGATCGAGCCCCTTTCTACTGGAACAATGACTGGTTTGGCCATCCAGTTTGCCCTGAATAAGGCCTTTAGTGAGGGAGAAGGCGCTCGTGTGAAATCTCCTGATATCAGCAAG GTTGCCATTGTTGTGACAGATGGGCGTCCTCAGGACTATGTGAAGGATGTAGCTAAGCGTGCACGGGACGCTGGCATTGAAATTTTTGCCATTGGAGTGGGGCGTGTGGATATGCACGCCCTGCGGCATATGGCTAGTGATCCTCTGGATGACCATTTGGACTACGTAAAGAACTACAGCATCATTGAGAAACTCACCAAGAAGTTCCAGAAGGCCTTTTGTG tcgatCACCCAGTGTCAGACCTGTGCGCCAGTGGGGATCATGACTGTGAGCAGGTATGCATCACCAGCAAAGGATCATACAAGTGTGCCTGCCACAGTGGCTTTACCCTCATGGATGATGGTCGCAGCTGCAGTG tgcaAGCTTGCAGCAGCTCAGCACAAGATGTTGTGTTTCTTATCGATGGCTCTAAGAGCATTCGTCCTGAGAACTTTGAGCTGGTCAAGAAATGGATCAACCTGATCATAGAAAACATGGAAATTTCTGAAAACAAGATTAATGTCGGACTGGTGCAGTACTCCAGCACAGTCAGACAG GAGTTTCCCCTAGGTCGCTATAACAACAAGAAAGACTTAAAGGAGGCCGTGAAGAAGATGGACTACATGGAGAAGGGAACCATGACTGGTCAGGCCCTCCGCTACTTGGTGGGAACCGGCTTTAGTGTTGGTCAAGGTGGCCGGCCTGGAGTCACCAAAGTGGGCATCGTCTTCACTGATGGACGCAGTCAGGACTACATTTCAGATATTGCCAAGGAAGCGAAAGAGAATG GCAACAAGATGTATGCTGTTGGAGTGGGCAGTGCAGTGCCCAGTGAGCTGAAAGAGATTGCATCTGAGCCCATTGCCGAGCACTACTTCTACACTGCAGACTTTAAGGCTATGAACCAGATCGCCAAGAAGCTGCAGATTAGCATTTGCCAAG AGGAGGACCCCTGTGAATGTGACTCCCTCGTAAAGTTCCAGAAGAAAGTAGAAGAAGCCTTACAGgtgttaacaaaaaaat TAGAGAGTATGTCAAAGAGAATCGCCTTGCTGGAGAACAAAATCGTTTGA